A window of the Bombus huntii isolate Logan2020A chromosome 8, iyBomHunt1.1, whole genome shotgun sequence genome harbors these coding sequences:
- the LOC126868842 gene encoding uncharacterized protein LOC126868842 has product MNEKFSFKSLEDKVLLCHIAITHLPLYCYLCGEIFKQIKDLESFDRGNCKWWKSQHRYSLVSKEQRSVLNTPPLASEEKASCEDSSNFGSLTSPPELYRYTSTPMVIGQKTSLDFKTPSAPNFSLKTPKTNSALKSSLKSDNSSNYMSCPSATIHEETLFYSLPLNQENKEFPRGKSKNLGIMKSKDNSNTSERYTDNNCMEDMELTNVEDEVLPDSQALETHQGEKRSDSLKKVRFSDQYEIPSEASPMVVMDVTENEDYYETCNTLSEMKESLEKSQIKIYEDNAKNIQKEYRSPERVNVKSDQQPADSSRIVMMVVMESNSKMTTSDLIESSLKKLERIASNTNLSTNSNSSAGCSSSVSSVGSYAASSHNYYSSSNELSSPDNKDSSTSSSNTDNSNSGGILSAVANAVRNVMKNLAIGSYKDVEKEQVLPRESVAPIPSTSEASSSLSNFASSFLQKSGKRPRDDIENAPPPQPSTEFTVPQNELCSPVAKRHRGWYKIKGREPIARMRNNRQLTSQRGVSSETQVFHQGSLSVGNTVLPLPDRAHQSTQTD; this is encoded by the exons ATGAACGAGAAATTTTCGTTCAAATCCCTCGAGGATAAGGTTCTTCTGTGTCACATAGCAATCACGCACTTGCCTCTGTATTGTTATTTGTGTGGTGAGATTTTcaaacagattaaagatttggAATCGTTTG ATAGAGGCAATTGCAAATGGTGGAAATCACAACATCGATATTCATTGGTGTCCAAAGAACAAAGATCCGTACTGAATACACCACCTTTGGCTTCAGAAGAAAAAGCATCGTGCGAAGACAGTAGCAACTTCGGTTCATTGACCTCTCCTCCTGAACTTTATAGATACACAAGTACGCCTATGGTCATCGGCCAAAAAACGAGTTTAGATTTTAAAACACCGAGTGCTCCGAATTTCTCCTTGAAAACACCAAAAACTAATTCCGCATTGAAAAGCAGTTTGAAATCCGACAATTCGAGCAATTACATGAGTTGCCCGTCTGCTACTATTCACGAGGAAACCCTCTTCTATTCTTTGCCATTGAACCaggaaaataaagaatttcCCCGAGGTAAATCGAAAAATCTAGGAATCATGAAGAGCAAAGATAATAGTAACACAAGTGAACGTTATACGGACAATAATTGCATGGAAGATATGGAATTAACGAATGTCGAGGATGAAGTGTTACCAGATTCTCAAGCTCTGGAAACGCATCAAGGAGAGAAACGATCAGATTCTCTAAAGAAAGTTCGATTTTCGGACCAGTATGAGATTCCTTCAGAAGCTAGCCCGATGGTTGTAATGGATGTAACGGAGAACGAAGACTACTATGAAACGTGCAACACGTTGTCCGAGATGAAAGAGTCTCTGGAGAAATCGCAGATCAAGATTTACGAGGACAATGCGAAGAATATACAAAAAGAATATCGTAGTCCGGAAAGAGTGAATGTGAAAAGCGATCAACAGCCAGCTGATTCCTCGCGGATAGTGATGATGGTAGTCATGGAAAGCAATTCTAAAATGACGACATCTGATTTGATAGAGTCTAGTTTAAAGAAACTGGAACGTATCGCTTCTAATACAAATCTTTCAACCAACAGCAACAGTTCCGCTGGTTGCAGTAGCTCGGTGAGTTCTGTTGGTTCTTATGCCGCTTCTAGTCATAATTATTACTCCTCGTCAAATGAATTAAGCAGTCCTGATAATAAAGATTCaagtacttcgagtagtaATACGGATAACAGTAACTCCGGTGGAATTTTATCCGCGGTCGCCAACGCAGTGAGAAATGTCATGAAAAATTTGG caATCGGTTCCTATAAGGATGTCGAAAAAGAACAAGTTCTTCCAAGAGAAAGCGTTGCACCGATACCCTCCACTTCAGAGGCCTCAAGTTCCTTATCAAATTTCGCATCTTCCTTTTTACAAAAATCAGGAAAACGACCGAGAGATGATATCGAAAATGCACCTCCACCGCAACCGTCAACGGAATTCACTGTCCCTCAGAATGAATTGTGCAGTCCCGTTGCGAAACGACACCGCGGATGGTATAAAATTAAAGGGCGAGAACCGATTGCGAGAATGCGAAACAATCGACAACTTACATCTCAGAGAGGAGTGTCGTCGGAAACTCAGGTTTTCCATCAGGGATCGTTATCGGTTGGAAACACAGTTCTACCTCTTCCCGATAGAGCTCACCAATCTACGCAAACCGATTGA
- the LOC126868387 gene encoding nucleolar transcription factor 1-B-like: MREESSIETNNKSAVTDTTVNEAEKIVKKVFNKIESYAKPDKTPIKKFTAVDTSTKKPSITSSSINAIENETNKKKKPLKKPIKGEEDDDDDILGDSLDDDDDDDDEDEEILNDDDDDNEKDSEAEEDEDEKVDGSEHENHEDEDEKGEIEDLDDDDDEEDAVISALVYDEKENGKKKGKVKKYNQFSEAYDDDSNYELGLPQLLAENRHSRSNRHIKETRFLGLIFMLVPFCIRIE, translated from the coding sequence ATGAGAGAAGAAAGcagtatcgaaacaaataacaagtCTGCAGTCACCGATACGACGGTTAACGAAGCCGAAAAAATCGTTAAAAAGGTCTTCAATAAGATAGAGTCCTATGCGAAGCCGGATAAAACACCGATTAAGAAATTCACAGCGGTTGATACGAGTACGAAAAAGCCAAGCATCACGAGCTCCAGCATCAACGCAATCGAAAATGAAACgaacaagaagaagaaaccCTTGAAGAAACCGATTAAGGGCGAAgaagacgacgatgacgatatTCTAGGAGATAGTCtagacgacgatgacgacgacgacgatgaggATGAAGAGATTTtaaacgacgacgacgatgataaCGAGAAGGATAGCGAAGCAGAGGAGGACGAAGATGAGAAGGTTGACGGAAGTGAACACGAGAATCACGAGGACGAAGACGAGAAAGGCGAGATCGAAGATTtagatgacgacgacgacgaagaagaTGCAGTGATCAGCGCGTTGGTTTATGACGAAAAAGAGAATGGAAAGAAGAAGGGCAaagtgaaaaaatataacCAGTTCTCCGAAGCTTACGATGATGACTCGAATTACGAATTAGGCTTGCCCCAGCTTTTAGCAGAAAATAGGCATTCGAGGAGCAATCGTCACATCAAAGAAACGAGATTTTTAGGTCTTATATTCATGCTCGTCCCGTTTTGTATACGTAtagaataa
- the LOC126868861 gene encoding uncharacterized protein LOC126868861, with the protein MRAACLLLFFAVLCIQSSLQRINKRASDSERTLETSVDNDILAVTKNGDSKKNEEDWNTKKLQELLKQVTNSTSNTTTQVTATKQGPCQCGGGVCGCCSRILFDTWKQKACVNVTYDPDEFSFTAKISMNNRVLYTRTISGKNPRPICVPVPRIPIVKACVRFYNIYFQGRNIHACINMEGKFQDFTIFKVGLDCIRFGVNGLALVKPEDGGGLGQIEFLPGDDDDEDEDDYDYDDDDDDDDDLLDF; encoded by the exons ATGAGGGCTGCCTGTTTGCTACTCTTCTTCGCTGTTCTTTGCATTCAAAGCTCCTTGCAACGGATTAACAAGAGAGCTTCTGATTCGGAGAGAACGTTAGAAACATCCGTAGACAATGACATATTGGCCGTTACGAAAAACGGCGATTCCAAGAAGAATGAAGAAGATTGGAATACAAAGAAATTACAAGAATTGCTGAAACAAGTGACGAATTCTACGTCGAACACCACGACTCAGGTGACCGCTACGAAACAAGGTCCTTGTCAATGCGGAGGAGGTGTCTGCGGTTGTTGCTCTAGAATTTTATTCGACACTTGGAAACAGAAAGCGTGCGTGAATGTGACGTACGATCCGGATGAGTTTAGCTTTaccgcgaagatttcgatgaataATAGAGTTCTGTATACAAGAACCATATCTG GAAAGAATCCTCGGCCAATATGTGTGCCAGTGCCACGAATTCCAATCGTTAAAGCGTGTGTTcgattttataacatttatttccaGGGCAGAAATATTCATGCGTGTATAAATATGGAGGGAAAGTTTCAAGATTTCACGATATTTAAG GTCGGATTAGATTGCATTAGATTCGGTGTAAACGGTTTGGCTCTGGTAAAGCCAGAGGACGGAGGTGGATTAGGTCAAATAGAATTCTTGCCAGGTGATGACGATGATGAGGATGAAGACGATTATGAttacgacgacgacgacgacgatgacgacgattTACTTGATTTCTGA
- the LOC126868856 gene encoding probable U3 small nucleolar RNA-associated protein 11, producing MSSWKKAAKATQKTHRERHQPETRKHLGLLEKKKDYIARARNYQEKQQTLKLLRRRALNKNPDEFYFHMINSKITGGVHKEKKKRKNHTPEQIQLMETQDIRYIAHKRNIEAKKINKLQSQLHMIDAANETKNKHTFFVDDLEEVKNFDLAKKLDTHPALISRRTNRPKLSKLKDMKLPDIDEASLRRIETDKHNAYKELQKRIERERELTIIQQKLEMQRALKDKKITKPKLISVGTKDAAPVYKWKFERKR from the coding sequence ATGTCTTCATGGAAGAAAGCAGCAAAAGCCACACAGAAGACTCATCGCGAGAGACATCAACCAGAGACTCGCAAGCACTTGGGTCTtttggagaaaaagaaagattataTTGCCAGAGCCAGAAATTATCAAGAAAAACAACAAACTTTAAAACTTTTGCGTAGACGTGCCCTAAACAAAAACCCagatgaattttatttccatatGATCAATTCCAAAATTACCGGAGGTGTtcataaagaaaaaaaaaaacgtaaaaaTCATACACCGGAACAAATACAGCTAATGGAGACGCAAGATATTAGATACATTGCTCACAAGAGAAACATAGAAGCAAAGAAAATAAACAAGCTTCAGAGTCAACTGCATATGATAGATGCTGCAAATGAAACCAAGAATAAACATACCTTTTTTGTAGACGATTTGGAGGAAGTCAAAAACTTTGATCTTGCTAAGAAACTGGATACACACCCAGCATTGATATCCAGACGCACAAACAGACcaaaattaagtaaattaaaagatatgaaattaCCAGACATAGATGAGGCAAGCTTGAGAAGAATTGAAACTGATAAACACAATGCTTACAAAGAATTACAAAAGAGgatagagagagaaagggaattGACTATTATACAACAAAAATTAGAAATGCAAAGAGCactaaaagataaaaaaattactaAACCAAAACTAATAAGCGTAGGAACAAAGGATGCTGCTCCCGTTTACAAatggaaatttgaaagaaaacgATAA